A part of Citrifermentans bremense genomic DNA contains:
- a CDS encoding UDP-glucose dehydrogenase family protein, with protein sequence MKVCVVGSGYVGLVAGTCFAESGNDVICVDVDKDKIDGLKRGIIPIYEPGLKEMVLRNCEEGRLNFTTDLDLAVKESLVCFIAVGTPPGADGSADLQYVLSVARSIGRAMESFKIIVDKSTVPVGTADKVRAAVNEELNKRGVHIEFDVVSNPEFLKEGAAIDDFMKPDRVVIGTDNVRTAEIMKELYSAFMRKSNRLLVMDIRSAEMTKYAANAMLATRITFMNQIANLCERMGADVMAVREGIGSDSRIGYDFLFPGVGYGGSCFPKDVKALVKTADECSYDFVLLKAVELANERQKAVLSDKILRRLGTSGEKPLAGKRFAIWGLSFKPRTDDMRDAPSLTIINRLLEMGASVHAHDPEAMNEAKKHFGDRISYSVNKYDLMRGADALVIITEWNEYRNPDFDRIKELLINPIIFDGRNLYHPGRMKDAGFEYLPIGRNGEAVCEMA encoded by the coding sequence ATGAAAGTATGTGTGGTCGGATCAGGGTACGTGGGCCTGGTAGCCGGCACCTGTTTTGCCGAAAGCGGTAACGACGTCATCTGCGTCGACGTCGACAAGGACAAGATAGACGGTCTTAAACGCGGCATCATCCCCATCTACGAGCCCGGCCTGAAGGAAATGGTCTTGAGGAACTGTGAGGAGGGGAGGCTCAACTTCACCACCGACCTCGACCTGGCCGTCAAGGAATCTCTCGTCTGCTTCATCGCGGTCGGCACCCCCCCCGGCGCCGACGGCTCCGCCGACCTGCAGTACGTCCTCTCCGTCGCGCGCTCCATCGGCCGCGCCATGGAAAGCTTCAAGATCATCGTAGACAAGTCCACCGTGCCGGTGGGGACAGCCGACAAGGTGCGCGCCGCGGTAAACGAGGAGCTCAATAAGCGTGGGGTCCACATCGAGTTCGACGTGGTGTCGAACCCCGAGTTCCTCAAGGAAGGCGCCGCCATCGACGACTTCATGAAGCCGGACCGCGTCGTCATCGGCACCGACAACGTGAGGACCGCGGAGATCATGAAGGAGCTCTACTCTGCCTTCATGCGCAAGTCGAACCGCCTGCTGGTGATGGACATCAGAAGCGCCGAGATGACCAAGTACGCCGCAAACGCCATGCTCGCCACCCGCATCACTTTCATGAACCAGATCGCGAACCTGTGCGAGAGGATGGGCGCGGACGTAATGGCTGTCCGCGAAGGGATCGGCTCAGACTCCCGCATCGGCTACGATTTCCTCTTCCCCGGGGTGGGCTACGGCGGCTCCTGCTTCCCCAAGGACGTGAAAGCCCTGGTGAAGACGGCGGACGAGTGCAGCTACGACTTCGTCCTCCTGAAGGCGGTGGAGCTTGCCAACGAGCGGCAAAAGGCGGTCCTTTCCGACAAGATACTGCGCAGGCTCGGGACCTCCGGCGAAAAGCCCCTGGCGGGGAAGCGCTTCGCCATCTGGGGGCTCTCCTTCAAGCCCCGCACCGACGACATGAGGGACGCACCTTCGCTCACCATCATCAACAGGCTCCTGGAGATGGGTGCAAGCGTGCACGCCCACGACCCGGAGGCGATGAACGAGGCGAAGAAGCATTTCGGCGACCGCATCAGCTATAGCGTGAACAAGTACGACCTGATGAGAGGGGCCGACGCGCTGGTCATCATCACCGAATGGAACGAGTACAGGAACCCGGATTTCGACCGCATCAAGGAGCTCCTCATCAACCCGATCATCTTCGACGGCCGCAACCTCTACCACCCGGGCCGCATGAAGGACGCCGGGTTCGAGTACCTCCCCATCGGCAGAAACGGCGAGGCCGTCTGCGAGATGGCCTGA
- the rsmA gene encoding 16S rRNA (adenine(1518)-N(6)/adenine(1519)-N(6))-dimethyltransferase RsmA, translated as MEKIRAKKEFGQNFLVDDSVLTRIVSCVAPAADDCILEVGPGRGALSRLLAQSGAKFLAVEWDRELLPLLKAEFATAANVEIGHGDILRVDLPLLLGSRGGGKKWKVAANLPYNISSQVLFRFMEHSALFEKLVLMLQKEVGDRLTAPPACKEYGALTVLLRLHFDIRREFIVKPGSFRPVPKVDSAVLSFLPLPEPRVEVGDEELFRRVVKGAFLQRRKTLLNSLRSSGFDDADGTLSAALTRSGIDGGRRGETLSLEEFARLTRELLAGKTLA; from the coding sequence GTTCGGTCAAAATTTCCTGGTGGACGACAGCGTGCTCACCCGGATCGTCTCCTGCGTGGCCCCTGCGGCCGACGACTGCATACTCGAGGTGGGACCTGGGAGGGGTGCTCTCTCCAGGCTCCTTGCTCAAAGCGGCGCAAAGTTCCTCGCCGTCGAGTGGGACCGCGAGCTGCTCCCACTTTTGAAGGCCGAATTCGCCACCGCTGCCAACGTGGAGATAGGCCACGGCGACATCCTCCGGGTCGACCTGCCGCTTCTGCTCGGCTCGCGCGGCGGTGGCAAGAAATGGAAGGTGGCGGCGAACCTCCCCTATAACATCTCCTCGCAGGTGCTGTTCCGCTTCATGGAGCACAGCGCGCTCTTCGAGAAGCTGGTGCTCATGCTGCAAAAGGAGGTGGGGGATCGGCTCACCGCGCCCCCGGCCTGCAAGGAATACGGTGCTCTCACCGTGCTGCTCAGGCTGCACTTCGACATCCGCCGGGAGTTCATCGTGAAGCCCGGATCCTTCAGGCCGGTCCCCAAGGTGGACTCGGCGGTGCTGAGTTTTCTCCCGCTGCCGGAGCCCAGGGTGGAGGTGGGGGACGAGGAGCTGTTCCGCCGCGTGGTGAAAGGGGCCTTTCTGCAGCGTAGGAAAACCCTCTTGAACTCGCTGCGCTCCTCCGGTTTCGACGACGCCGACGGCACCCTTTCCGCCGCCCTTACAAGGAGCGGGATCGATGGCGGCAGGCGCGGCGAGACCCTCTCTCTTGAGGAGTTTGCCCGCCTCACCCGCGAACTTTTGGCCGGGAAAACTCTGGCGTAA